In a single window of the Heterodontus francisci isolate sHetFra1 chromosome 35, sHetFra1.hap1, whole genome shotgun sequence genome:
- the LOC137350522 gene encoding maestro heat-like repeat-containing protein family member 1 yields the protein MKVEVWIGAILGLCADSSELVRLRVIGSLQELGHTKRKRVLLFLRKFLTEHPSLPLLQRITLLKSILILVKNNTAHLGRPLSKKIISLASVEMTKLSSVTDEHRETASNLLLTLGCSFPTEVFAELQSIIQRQSPVNFYVILTLANLCSEKVCCIVPLLKPVLETILFMLRVETCEKMKWVFCYAFSLISKSIRVYISNTEKALQPPLRRDLIFNEFSTAYDILFHFWFNKKESKVSTAVIEAIGQIFYLLPSDKVENELPILIPTILSMYQKTSSDLSITKGLCGVLDTAMERDSKMLVNHLECLLIILHQQICIVMDQPTNSLAEILQNKILCCFRLLTPAFIVQIIKFILLQLEINNHQIQLGALAIMNHLINTVPSCMESQKNQFLNSMALPVLTNSNKVKEQLAKVIYTMASHSYLELEGGVQMIEFIIDQCALPTEENEKHMEIGERTEELGNVITDRDVRRQYEGLVEELTATLNLDNVLWPLLLEFVIPVRYTNALATLCRSLVYLGTKKQKSGATEFVLNYEEHVNLPNRQALLTRLLTVSSSPYEGRGRGAPALSLLQVLGINIHPAAVKVWDNELPILIHYLQEFSENYLLQNQWEQKLLHVLFQTLEEIEDEVWIVQLSDVMTKYIHRCHPSPQQKGFLYKCLGIVLQLTQNQEVVKKKLHEMLQIVQHDEALEREGVAIGIGHCARTHLDFTLTTLKDCSKLNIFKKTASFYQIMKDQGSIEIMKVRSTLILCYGYLILHSPKELILPRLDTDILQNVLNHFNMKILGMKIQVKDSTMKLSLIKTITLLARVILSIKDQPSYKLTRKAELLTYLQEFIKAEPMDTMKTCIRKAAMDACASLIIVEPLLNDHGELVKVCLNSVFSLPYLEDSSANESRDMNMVERRGLYNETLVSLEDLLKQFLLLDLSSDGLQFLFKNMMSWIESRKNYEREKSLETTLHLLTFYLEVTDINDKAPSHNLAAIIGCIVLRCSDPSLIVRERAIECLYILLYIQLQFEGFPMDHRVGEVEHLKAIKDGLKDTNSEALYRVCTDIGKVLSKCMAHDQVNTLLFTISKGLTDKQLNSSCVASIVMNVLIRKCGAILTDSPGIIKVLFHQLQSITEPQVTNAVIHSISILASQNVLIVLPYLLKYQIPFQTYMDEIWRSLLSDNILATASVKYLLDNLKLLYDDRKECLIQEMTKSTTQQPLAVICALHAMICSPESESVVNVLYPQLFSIILIYLSSSVQVWFPSDFPGIPKERKAFSLPEKPGNIDTCNYAVEILQALLTNGNSDDSNITKKESWDLIKSPGKHHEGVMLLASTMATCAVPHLISIVEQLIPFLANVHERQRITVAAFFTELLNHSVVLELSLTDTLVGSLLRCLIDPSPTVQGLAAKGLGNVAIGASQKIEKYSTKLLSAMIAVIHKYSKSNNLIALEAMSSISKVLDQLQDNFADSILIDIALTIEPFFEHKQGKLRTSAFKVFGKIIRFGKIQLTPILMEHIYSALISLLLHLNDGSNEVRKVCKSVLNLMGPIMASETLSKMLQELSPEDTILDYEKYLSNISKHISKDLPDKVNFYIMSCAAFLRNVQPEMRENAVTLIGFLMYNAAPDYSTLFSADPICQEINNLLSDPVKNVRLKAAIAIQYLYMY from the coding sequence ATGAAGGTAGAAGTGTGGATAGGTGCGATCCTAGGCCTATGTGCTGATAGTAGTGAACTGGTTAGGCTGAGAGTGATTGGGTCATTGCAGGAACTGGGACACACCAAAAGAAAAAGGGTCCTGCTGTTCCTTCGCAAGTTTCTTACGGAGCACCCCAGTTTGCCATTGTTACAACGCATTACTTTATTGAAGAGCATCTTGATACTGGTGAAGAACAACACTGCACATTTAGGCCGACCATTATCAAAAAAAATCATCTCTTTGGCTTCAGTAGAAATGACCAAATTATCTAGCGTAACTGATGAACACAGGGAAACTGCAAGTAACCTCCTGCTCACTCTGGGCTGCAGTTTTCCCACTGAAGTTTTCGCTGAGCTGCAGTCAATAATCCAACGACAGAGCCCAGTAAATTTCTATGTGATACTAACACTTGCAAACTTGTGTTCTGAAAAAGTGTGTTGTATTGTCCCTTTGCTGAAGCCAGTTTTGGAAACAATACTCTTTATGCTGCGTGTAGAAACATGTGAGAAAATGAAGTGGGTGTTCTGTTACGCCTTCAGTCTTATTAGTAAGAGCATTCGCGTTTACATCTCAAACACAGAAAAGGCCTTGCAACCTCCCTTGAGGAGGGATTTGATTTTCAATGAGTTTTCTACTGCTTATGACATACTTTTCCATTTCTGGTTTAACAAGAAAGAGTCCAAGGTGAGCACGGCAGTAATAGAAGCGATAGGCCAGATCTTCTACTTGCTACCCAGTGATAAAGTGGAGAATGAGCTCCCCATACTAATTCCAACCATTCTATCCATGTACCAAAAAACATCAAGTGATCTTTCTATCACTAAGGGTCTGTGTGGTGTTCTGGATACTGCCATGGAAAGAGACAGTAAAATGCTGGTGAACCATCTGGAATGTCTGCTCATCATTTTACATCAACAGATCTGTATTGTAATGGATCAACCCACCAATTCATTAGCTGAAATCCTTCAAAACAAAATCCTTTGCTGCTTCAGACTTCTAACTCCAGCTTTTATTGTCCAGATAATAAAATTCATTCTGCTGCAGCTGGAGATCAACAATCATCAAATTCAACTGGGAGCATTGGCTATAATGAACCACCTGATCAATACTGTCCCTTCATGCATGGAAAGTCAGAAGAATCAGTTTCTGAATAGCATGGCACTGCCAGTTttaacaaacagtaacaaagtgaAGGAACAACTGGCCAAAGTAATATATACCATGGCCAGTCACAGTTACCTAGAACTGGAAGGAGGAGTACAAATGATCGAATTTATAATTGATCAATGTGCACTGCCCACTGAGGAGAATGAGAAACATATGGAAATCGGCGAAAGGACAGAGGAGCTTGGCAATGTGATTACGGACAGAGATGTAAGGAGACAGTACGAAGGATTGGTGGAAGAACTGACCGCAACATTGAACCTTGACAATGTTCTCTGGCCATTGCTATTAGAGTTTGTGATCCCAGTAAGGTACACTAATGCCTTAGCTACACTCTGTCGTTCCTTGGTGTACCTTGGAACAAAGAAGCAGAAATCTGGTGCAACAGAGTTTGTTCTAAATTATGAAGAACATGTAAATCTTCCAAATCGTCAGGCATTGCTGACTCGGCTGTTGACCGTGTCTTCTTCTCCCTATGAGGGGAGAGGACGAGGTGCTCCTGCTCTGTCCTTACTGCAAGTCCTGGGTATTAACATTCACCCTGCAGCAGTGAAAGTATGGGACAACGAACTCCCAATTTTAATTCATTATTTACAAGAATTTTCAGAGAATTATCTGCTCCAGAATCAGTGGGAACAGAAACTATTACATGTTTTGTTCCAGACTCTGGAGGAAATAGAAGATGAAGTGTGGATTGTTCAGCTGAGTGATGTGATGACTAAATACATTCACAGATGTCACCCTTCTCCGCAGCAGAAGGGGTTTCTCTATAAATGTCTAGGGATAGTGTTGCAGCTGACCCAGAATCAGGAAGTGGTAAAGAAGAAACTTCACGAGATGCTGCAGATTGTTCAGCATGACGAAGCTTTAGAAAGGGAGGGTGTAGCTATTGGAATTGGCCACTGTGCTCGAACCCACTTGGATTTCACTTTAACTACACTGAAAGATTGTTCAAAGCTCAATATTTTTAAGAAGACTGCAAGCTTCTACCAGATAATGAAGGACCAGGGTAGCATTGAAATAATGAAAGTGAGAAGCACGCTCATTTTATGCTATGGATATTTAATCTTGCATTCTCCAAAGGAGCTCATTCTACCCAGATTGGATACTGACATTCTACAGAATGTTCTTAACCATTTCAACATGAAGATTTTGGGAATGAAGATTCAGGTCAAGGACTCAACAATGAAGTTAAGTTTGATAAAAACAATAACCCTGTTGGCTAGAGTTATCCTATCCATAAAAGATCAACCTAGCTACAAATTGACCAGAAAGGCTGAATTGCTGACCTACCTGCAAGAGTTCATTAAGGCTGAGCCAATGGACACAATGAAAACTTGCATTCGAAAGGCTGCCATGGATGCTTGTGCATCACTTATAATAGTGGAGCCTTTATTAAATGATCATGGGGAATTGGTTAAGGTGTGCCTGAACAGTGTTTTCAGCTTGCCATATTTAGAGGACAGCAGTGCCAATGAAAGCAGAGACATGAATATGGTTGAGAGACGGGGGCTTTACAATGAGACACTGGTGTCACTGGAGGATCTTCTGAAGCAATTTCTACTTCTGGATTTGTCATCTGATGGTCTTCAGTTTCTATTTAAGAACATGATGAGTTGGATAGAATCCAGAAAGAACTACGAACGAGAAAAATCCTTGGAGACTACTTTACATCTACTGACATTTTATCTGGAAGTAACTGACATTAATGATAAGGCTCCATCTCATAATTTGGCAGCTATTATTGGATGCATAGTGCTTCGATGTTCAGATCCATCACTTATTGTAAGGGAGAGAGCCATTGAATGCTTGTACATATTGCTTTACATACAGTTACAATTTGAAGGGTTTCCTATGGATCATCGAGTTGGAGAAGTGGAACATCTGAAAGCCATTaaagatggtttaaaagacaccaaCAGTGAAGCTCTCTATCGTGTATGCACTGATATTGGTAAAGTTCTGTCCAAATGCATGGCTCATGACCAGGTGAACACACTACTCTTCACCATTTCTAAAGGACTTACTGACAAGCAATTAAACAGTTCCTGCGTGGCTTCCATTGTCATGAACGTCCTTAtaaggaaatgtggagcaatccttACCGACAGCCCTGGAATAATCAAAGTTCTGTTTCATCAATTGCAGTCAATTACAGAGCCACAAGTAACAAATGCTGTGATACATTCTATCTCAATTCTGGCTTCACAGAATGTGTTGATAGTTTTGCCCTATCTCCTCAAATACCAAATCCCATTTCAGACATACATGGATGAGATATGGAGATCCCTACTGAGCGATAATATACTAGCCACAGCCTCTGTTAAATACCTACTGGATAACTTAAAGCTACTGTATGATGACAGGAAAGAATGCCTTATCCAAGAGATGACAAAATCAACAACACAACAGCCTCTGGCTGTTATCTGTGCTCTTCATGCAATGATCTGCAGCCCTGAGTCAGAAAGTGTGGTAAATGTCCTGTACCCCCAGCTGTTCAGCATTATTCTGATTTatctcagctccagtgtccaggtctGGTTCCCCAGCGATTTTCCAGGAATTCCAAAAGAGAGGAAAGCATTCAGCCTGCCTGAAAAACCTGGGAACATCGACACTTGCAATTATGCTGTTGAGATACTTCAAGCTCTCTTGACAAATGGAAACAGCGATGATTCAAACATTACGAAAAAGGAAAGTTGGGATCTGATCAAGAGTCCAGGGAAGCACCATGAGGGGGTTATGCTGCTGGCCAGCACAATGGCCACGTGTGCTGTCCCTCATCTGATCAGCATTGTGGAGCAACTCATTCCTTTCCTTGCTAATGTCCATGAGAGGCAGAGAATCACCGTGGCTGCTTTCTTCACTGAGCTTTTAAATCATTCAGTAGTGTTGGAATTGTCCCTCACAGACACTCTTGTGGGAAGCTTGCTTCGATGTTTGATTGACCCTTCTCCTACAGTCCAGGGACTCGCTGCAAAAGGTTTGGGAAATGTTGCAATTGGAGCTTCTCAAAAGATAGAAAAATACTCAACCAAATTGTTGTCTGCAATGATTGCGGTAATACATAAATACTCTAAATCCAATAATCTCATAGCACTTGAGGCAATGTCGAGCATTTCAAAGGTCCTAGATCAGCTGCAGGACAATTTTGCAGATTCCATTCTGATTGATATAGCACTTACAATCGAGCCTTTCTTTGAACACAAACAGGGCAAACTGAGAACTTCAGCATTTAAAGTATTCGGGAAAATAATCAGATTTGGCAAAATTCAGTTGACTCCCATATTAATGGAGCACATCTATTCAGCCCTGATCAGCTTGTTGCTGCATCTCAATGATGGCAGCAATGAAGTGAGAAAAGTCTGCAAATCAGTGCTGAATTTGATGGGTCCAATCATGGCATCAGAAACGCTAAGCAAAATGCTTCAAGAGCTTTCACCAGAGGACACAATACTAGATTATGAGAAATATCTGAGCAACATCTCCAAGCACATTAGCAAAGATTTGCCTGACAAGGTCAACTTCTACATAATGAGCTGTGCTGCCTTCCTCAGGAACGTACAACCCGAGATGAGAGAAAACGCCGTCACATTGATAGGTTTTCTCATGTACAATGCAGCGCCGGATTATTCCACCCTGTTCTCTGCAGATCCTATTTGTCAAGAGATCAATAATCTGCTATCTGATCCGGTGAAAAATGTCCGACTTAAAGCAGCCATAGCAATACAGTACCTCTACATGTACTAA